Proteins encoded in a region of the Acidobacteriota bacterium genome:
- a CDS encoding fatty acid desaturase: MGTATLNPASERSLNLTTIFFVVVFHIGAIAALFTFSWLNLGVAAFIWWFAGSLGIGIGYHRLLTHRGFKTPKWVEYTLSVFGTLALQSGPLSWVSTHRIHHAFTDQENDPHSPRHGTYWSHIGWIFRGTSQNQTEETMRRYCPDMIDDKFHRVLNRFYWIPVIALAVGLFAVGGIGMVFWGIFLRTVVGWHFTWLVNSATHLWGSRRFETRDDSRNNGLVAALTWGEGWHNNHHAHPRSAKHGLAWYEFDINWIEIRLLEMVGLAKDIYAFDPKKQEERKQVKLDPVTDAA, translated from the coding sequence ATGGGAACAGCAACTTTAAATCCGGCGAGCGAACGCTCGCTAAACCTCACAACGATATTCTTTGTTGTCGTTTTTCATATTGGAGCCATTGCGGCGCTCTTCACCTTTAGCTGGCTGAACCTCGGCGTCGCGGCCTTTATCTGGTGGTTTGCGGGAAGCCTCGGCATCGGCATCGGCTATCACCGCTTGTTGACGCATCGCGGCTTCAAGACGCCAAAGTGGGTTGAATATACTCTCTCCGTTTTCGGAACGCTCGCCCTTCAGTCAGGGCCGCTGAGCTGGGTCTCGACGCACCGCATTCACCACGCTTTTACCGATCAGGAAAATGATCCGCACAGCCCGCGGCATGGCACCTATTGGTCGCATATCGGCTGGATCTTTCGCGGCACCTCGCAGAACCAGACAGAAGAGACGATGCGGCGCTATTGCCCGGACATGATCGATGACAAGTTTCATCGCGTGCTCAATCGCTTTTACTGGATCCCGGTGATCGCACTCGCCGTCGGCCTGTTTGCGGTTGGCGGTATCGGGATGGTGTTCTGGGGCATTTTTCTCCGTACTGTGGTTGGCTGGCATTTCACCTGGCTTGTTAATTCGGCAACGCACCTCTGGGGCAGCCGCCGCTTTGAAACGCGTGACGACTCGCGAAACAACGGACTCGTTGCCGCCCTTACGTGGGGCGAAGGCTGGCACAACAATCACCACGCTCATCCGCGTTCAGCAAAACACGGCCTTGCCTGGTATGAGTTTGATATCAACTGGATCGAGATCCGCCTGCTTGAAATGGTCGGGCTCGCCAAGGACATCTACGCCTTCGACCCGAAGAAGCAGGAAGAGCGAAAACAGGTCAAGCTCGACCCCGTAACGGACGCGGCCTAA
- a CDS encoding lysophospholipid acyltransferase family protein produces MARKGKLQIYTEFAVAKSIFTALSLLPRAWAVGLGIAVGRLGFRVLGGLRRVAIRNLELAYPEMSADERLRTARGTFESLGRVLGEASQLRKITPENIRDIVDFDLGPEIDELYRKVKAEKRGILITTGHMGNWELLVQGFAIIYEPISFLARPVDNPLIEEMANSLRTRFGARPINKSNSAMTAISILREGGFLGALVDVNSSRQGGVFVPFFGIPACTSSGAALMAIRSGALIFPCFCVYDSEAGKYKFVHGDPIEPTITGDRNADVLVTTEAFTREIESIIRRYPDQWLWIHKRWKTRPKGEPDLYGR; encoded by the coding sequence ATGGCCCGAAAGGGAAAACTGCAGATATATACCGAATTCGCGGTCGCAAAGAGCATTTTTACGGCCCTTTCGCTGCTGCCGCGGGCTTGGGCAGTCGGGCTCGGGATCGCGGTCGGGCGGCTCGGGTTTCGCGTGCTCGGCGGGCTGCGGCGGGTCGCAATCAGAAACCTCGAACTCGCATACCCGGAAATGTCGGCTGATGAAAGGCTGAGGACGGCCCGCGGAACTTTCGAAAGCCTCGGCCGAGTGCTTGGCGAGGCTAGCCAGTTAAGAAAGATCACACCGGAGAACATTCGGGACATCGTCGATTTCGACCTTGGGCCGGAGATCGATGAGCTTTATCGAAAGGTAAAGGCCGAGAAACGCGGGATCTTGATAACCACCGGGCACATGGGCAATTGGGAACTGCTAGTGCAGGGCTTTGCGATAATCTACGAGCCGATCAGCTTTCTCGCCCGCCCGGTCGATAATCCGCTGATAGAGGAGATGGCGAATTCGCTTCGAACGCGGTTCGGCGCTCGGCCGATCAACAAGAGCAACTCAGCGATGACGGCCATCTCGATACTCCGCGAAGGCGGATTTCTTGGAGCACTCGTCGATGTAAACTCCAGCCGGCAAGGCGGTGTATTTGTGCCGTTTTTCGGCATTCCGGCGTGTACATCGAGCGGAGCGGCCCTGATGGCGATCCGCTCAGGAGCGTTGATCTTCCCTTGCTTTTGCGTTTACGACAGCGAGGCTGGCAAATACAAATTCGTCCACGGCGACCCGATCGAGCCGACGATAACCGGCGACCGAAATGCCGATGTGCTCGTGACCACCGAGGCATTTACCCGCGAGATAGAATCCATCATCCGCCGCTATCCGGACCAATGGCTCTGGATTCACAAACGCTGGAAGACGCGACCGAAAGGCGAGCCCGACCTTTACGGCAGGTAA